Proteins found in one Amphiprion ocellaris isolate individual 3 ecotype Okinawa chromosome 22, ASM2253959v1, whole genome shotgun sequence genomic segment:
- the pks1 gene encoding phenolphthiocerol/phthiocerol polyketide synthase subunit C, whose protein sequence is MEDAEDDVAVIGIGCNFPGGEGLENFWKVLLEGKNCVVNIPAERFDTTFWYDADDSKPGKTQTTKAALIEGFNEFDSKFFGITEVEADSMDPQQKLLLQCTYRALEDAGIAMESISGSRTGVYIGLMNRDYEMLSNNNPNTITHYNGTGTAMSVAANRISFTFNLTGPSFTIDSACSSSLVALHVACQAIKQGDCEMALCGGVNCIIEPRMFVALSKAKMISPEGSSKPFSSRADGYGRGEGCGVVLLKPLKNALKDSNKIWGIISKTAVNQDGHSVSPITNPSKVQQEELLRRIYSESYISNVQYIEAHGTGTPVGDPAEAGSISNVIAKARTPGSETLWIGSVKGNIGHTESAAGVAGLIKVLLMMKHETIVPSLFYSEDNASVDLKALNLNIPPKAERWETNGSLGRVAGINSFGFGGTNAHVILREYNHTTVSTQKHKGCPKVFVLSAASEKSLIRTITDTHQRLCSNQTVDLQALSYTSACGRSHYKHKYRTALLTSSISDLEHQLTSTLRTKIESIRSDNQVVFVFCGNGVAYRGMCKQLMREVPVFRDKVKEVEDLFHTYKTINISKWLSGEYDNDDFSSSAVIQPLLFAIQIGIATLLKHWGVKPDAMLGHSVGEVAAAHCSGLLSLEDAVKVLYHRSSLQSKVTGGKMLVVSNVAVDEVVKILPDFFGKICIAAFNSPQSCTLSGDADAIDILQERLKIMFTGRNVFLHVLDVPAAYHSHMMDPVLDDIKRSINLFDANNMECNLYSTVTGERCSDGDFCTGTYWAKNIREPVLFEKALYAVVKDKQSKSNGVFVEIGPRRALQRNIFETLGNDNTVLSSVHPEMDCNTILLTVAKLFELGINVDWHQVYKCYKTLPTVLPVYQFNNTKKELNFEALRKGDETSVFSRHALISQIKQDSKEFMCNLSVETAPYLWEHKSNSVPIVPGTFYVELAYAAVMASLRPKQPVSLLHLSVRFENVLTLGSCHQQLKVTLEHAEKIFKIQSSAATHASGTYRCTDSQPLLDESSICLDVISQRCKLVLKRKEVYSTLSQAGFEYGPVFRQLNDVHFGNEFKEALTTIQVPSEVLKHLHDYFIHPVLLDYFLQMTAVVAMGQLTGKQGFPSGIASIAISGPLQEEMVLYLQTTQETSDFLDVCGCFSTTEGNVLVELKGVRISFLGRCSNAPQSLFFHNETVAISNETNLENCKIKAIVFEDKLCIAKRLRPYMCPESVIVESKEQVRCLVFSLLNTTADLDNVLFLWGVEDISHLSSKKMLDSLVTCCEIFQQIVLAVKDSKRSCTIRIITYRSTEMTADHVSPGFGLSGMTRACAAEMAGLSFQLIDLASVTNEDIQMLACVITTSKQQEVRISKGQAAATRILRTPMKENALSEGDLHSVCPRDFVLQTADPYRMVNLSALPANINQNPVQEKSVVIQLTNVCVHSSDYFPVSTSHLNFGKTMYWNKHASHNHNLLAIDFSGIVTAIGKDVANLSVGDHIVSCYPVPASAKIVIPEAVCYNTKRLPFLRDNPCMSFFILAWEILQRMLSKVKQRHRKLAIISSNSASALMKVLALTATRSGWNVSSWSHFKGETSHFDAIVLLPPYDSSWQGTYDSSGREKHIIFVCSSDMSPLVTASMFAIKSQQFHVHKLDVVDVLQRAHLHAQNRNIFSWLVSLGFETESLPLRRELYQPKESQSDTESYFTTKTVRQVVLDLGEFDQPVSDVPLLARPPQLFKRGCVYIVTGGLSGLGLETVKFIADNGGGCIATLSRHILSDKMQFEMDLLQKRHEVAIINIQCDVSVSMQVVDAISKIGQRFPSCPIKGVFHSAAVLHDALIESLDQSLFRKVLQPKVSGALNLHYATLHNKLDFFVCYSSISSVVGNASQCNYAAANSFLDTFCHYRRNLGLAGQSINWGPLNLGLLLNKDHFQKFLEAKGMMTMDVCEVHDTLKKCLLMNRPQQVICKFNFKNLQIHVLSQNASLRERLSALVEMELKDETHNESKVQHLSSTHGSVRELVSDITNVSVDELDDDSSLVALGIDSMLAMTLQNKIFQETGVNVPLVIILDPNSTLASLVGVVLNSE, encoded by the exons ATGGAGGACGCAGAGGATGACGTAGCTGTTATTGGGATTGGATGCAATTTTCCTGGAG GTGAGGGGTTGGAGAATTTCTGGAAGGTTCTCCTGGAGGGGAAGAACTGTGTGGTAAACATCCCAGCTGAGAGGTTTGACACCACTTTTTGGTATGATGCCGATGATAGCAAACCtggaaagacacaaacaaccaaaGCAGCTCTAATAGAAGG CTTTAATGAGTTTGATTCCAAGTTTTTTGGGATTACTGAAGTGGAGGCTGACTCTATGGACCCTCAGCAGAAACTCCTTCTGCAGTGCACATACAGGGCGTTAGAAGATGCAGGAATTGCTATGGAAAGCATCAGTGGAAGCAGAACTGGCGTCTACATAG GTCTTATGAACAGGGATTAcgagatgctcagtaacaacaACCCGAACACGATAACCCACTACAACGGCACTGGGACGGCCATGAGTGTTGCCGCCAACAGAATTTCCTTCACTTTCAATCTCACCGGCCCTTCTTTCACCATTGACAGTGCTTGTTCCTCATCTTTGGTGGCTCTACATGTAGCCTGCCAGGCTATAAAACAAG GAGACTGTGAGATGGCACTATGTGGTGGCGTCAACTGTATAATAGAGCCGAGGATGTTTGTTGCTCTCAGCAAGGCCAAGATGATTTCACCTGAAGGATCCAGCAAACCTTTTTCCAGCAGAGCAGATGGCTATGGCAGAGGAGAAGGCTGTGGTGTGGTGCTCCTGAAACCTCTGAAAAAC GCCCTAAAGGACAGCAACAAAATATGGGGTATCATCAGCAAAACTGCAGTCAACCAAGATGGACACTCTGTCTCTCCAATCACCAATCCCTCCAAGGTTCAACAAGAAGAGCTGCTGCGAAGAATCTACTCAGAATCTTACATTTCAAATGTCCAGTACATAGAGGCTCATGGGACTGGAACTCCAGTTGGAGACCCAGCAGAGGCAGGAAGCATCTCCAACGTCATTGCTAAAGCCAGAACTCCGGGCTCAGAGACTCTCTGGATTGGTTCTGTGAAAGGTAACATCGGACACACAGAATCTGCAGCTGGAGTCGCTGGGCTCATTAAGGTTCTACTTATGATGAAGCATGAGACTATTGTTCCCTCACTGTTCTACTCTGAAGACAATGCCAGTGTAGACTTAAAAGCACTGAATCTAAATATTCCGCCTAAAGCTGAGAGATGGGAGACAAACGGGTCTCTAGGAAGGGTAGCTGGGATCAACAGCTTTGGGTTTGGGGGCACGAATGCACATGTGATTTTAAGAGAGTATAATCACACTACAGtttccacacagaaacacaaaggtTGTCCAAAAGTCTTTGTTCTATCTGCAGCTTCTGAGAAATCACTGATCAGGACCATCACTGACACTCACCAAAGACTCTGCAGCAATCAAACAGTTGACCTCCAGGCACTTTCATACACCTCAGCATGTGGACGGAGTcattacaaacacaaatatagGACAGCCCTCCTGACATCCTCCATCTCAGATTTAGAGCACCAGCTGACATCTACACTGAGAACAAAGATTGAATCAATACGGTCAGACAACCAGgtggtctttgtgttttgtggaaaCGGGGTTGCCTACAGAGGGATGTGCAAACAGCTCATGAGAGAGGTTCCTGTTTTTAGAGATAAGGTCAAAGAAGTAGAGGATCTCTTCCACACTTATAAAACCATCAACATCAGCAAATGGCTCAGTGGTGAGTATGATAATGATGATTTTAGCTCGTCAGCTGTCATCCAACCTCTTCTATTTGCCATCCAGATCGGCATTGccactctgctgaagcactgggGTGTAAAACCTGATGCCATGCTCGGTCACTCTGTTGGCGAGGTTGCTGCTGCTCACTGCTCAGGCCTCTTGTCTCTTGAGGATGCCGTGAAAGTGTTATATCATCGTAGTTCTCTCCAGAGCAAAGTCACAGGAGGGAAAATGCTTGTGGTCAGCAATGTGGCTGTGGATGAGGTGGTAAAAATTCTTCCAGATTTCTTTGGCAAAATTTGCATAGCTGCTTTCAACAGCCCTCAGTCCTGCACTCTGTCAGGAGATGCCGATGCCATCGACATCCTCCAGGAGAGGTTGAAGATCATGTTCACAGGTAGAAATGTCTTCCTCCATGTCTTGGATGTCCCAGCAGCATACCACAGCCACATGATGGATCCAGTACTAGATGACATTAAGAGAAGCATAAACCTTTTCGATGCCAACAACATGGAGTGTAACCTTTATTCTACAGTGACCGGAGAAAGATGTTCAGATGGTGATTTCTGCACTGGCACATACTGGGCAAAGAACATCCGAGAgccagttttatttgaaaaagcgCTTTATGCTGTCGTCAAAGACAAACAGTCCAAGAGTAATGGGGTCTTTGTGGAAATTGGACCGCGTAGAGCTCTCCAAAGGAACATATTTGAGACTCTAGGAAATGATAATACAGTTCTTTCCTCTGTCCACCCAGAGATGGATTGCAACACCATCCTCTTAACAGTGGCAAAATTGTTTGAACTTGGCATTAATGTAGACTGGCATCAAGTCTACAAATGCTACAAGACTTTGCCCACAGTTCTTCCGGTCTATCAGTTtaacaacacaaagaaagagCTGAATTTCGAAGCTTTGAGAAAAGGTGATGAAACCTCTGTTTTTTCTCGTCATGCACTCATATCCCAAATAAAGCAGGATAGTAAAGAGTTCATGTGCAACCTCTCAGTAGAGACTGCACCGTATCTTTGGGAGCACAAAAGCAACAGCGTTCCCATTGTGCCAGGTACGTTTTATGTGGAATTAGCTTACGCTGCAGTGATGGCAAGCCTGAGGCCAAAGCAACCTGTTTCTCTGCTCCATCTCAGTGTTAGATTTGAGAACGTGTTGACACTCGGCTCATGCCATCAACAGCTGAAGGTGACATTGGAACATGCAGAGAAGATATTTAAGATACAGTCTTCTGCTGCAACACATGCCTCTGGGACGTACAGGTGTACAGATAGCCAGCCTTTGTTGGATGAATCAAGCATTTGTCTTGATGTGATCTCCCAAAGGTGCAAACTGGTTTTGAAAAGGAAGGAGGTTTATTCAACTCTTTCTCAAGCAGGATTCGAGTATGGTCCTGTTTTCAGACAGCTAAATGATGTGCATTTTGGGAATGAATTCAAGGAAGCTCTGACAACAATACAAGTCCCTAGTGAAGTTTTGAAACATCTTCATGACTATTTCATTCACCCTGTCCTGCTGGACTATTTTCTGCAGATGACAGCTGTGGTTGCAATGGGACAACTAACAGGCAAGCAAGGATTCCCTTCAGGTATTGCAAGTATAGCTATATCAGGACCACTGCAGGAGGAGATGGTCTTGTACTTACAGACAACTCAAGAGACTTCAGACTTTCTTGATGTATGCGGTTGCTTTTCCACCACAGAGGGGAATGTGTTGGTGGAACTTAAAGGGGTGAGGATTTCATTTTTGGGCAGATGCTCAAATGCTCCTCAGTCGCTGTTCTTCCACAATGAAACTGTTGCAATCTCTAATGAGACAAACttggaaaattgcaaaatcaaAGCAATTGTTTTTGAGGATAAACTCTGTATTGCTAAAAGGCTTCGGCCATATATGTGTCCAGAGTCAGTCATTGTGGAGAGCAAAGAGCAAGTTCGATGCTTAGTGTTCTCATTGCTTAACACCACTGCAGATTTGGACAATGTACTCTTTCTTTGGGGTGTTGAGGACATCAGTCACTTGTCATCCAAGAAGATGCTGGACTCCTTGGTGACTTGCTGTGAGATATTTCAGCAGATTGTTTTGGCCGTGAAAGACAGCAAACGTTCCTGCACTATCCGCATCATAACTTACAGATCAACAGAAATGACTGCGGATCATGTCAGTCCCGGTTTTGGGCTTTCTGGTATGACGAGGGCTTGTGCAGCAGAGATGGCGGGTCTTTCGTTCCAGCTGATTGACCTTGCTTCTGTGACTAATGAAGACATTCAAATGCTGGCTTGTGTAATTACCACCAGCAAACAACAAGAGGTCAGGATCAGTAAAGGGCAGGCTGCAGCAACAAGAATATTACGGACCCCAATGAAGGAAAATGCTTTAAGTGAAGGTGATCTGCATTCTGTTTGTCCGAGAGACTTTGTCCTACAGACAGCTGATCCATACAGAATGGTAAACCTGTCAGCCCTCCCTGCTAACATTAATCAAAATCCTGTCCAGGAGAAGTCAGTTGTAATTCAGCTAACCAATGTATGTGTGCATTCATCAGATTACTTCCCTGTCAGCACATCGCATTTGAATTTCGGCAAGACGATGTACTGGAACAAGCATGCTTCACACAATCACAATCTACTAGCTATAGATTTTAGTGGCATTGTCACAGCTATAGGGAAAGATGTTGCTAATCTAAGCGTGGGAGATCATATAGTTTCATGCTATCCAGTTCCTGCCTCCGCAAAGATTGTAATTCCTGAAGCAGTGTGTTACAACACAAAGAGACTTCCATTTCTGAGGGATAATCCTTGCATGTCTTTTTTCATACTGGCATGGGAGATCCTGCAGAGAATGCTGTCTAAAGTGAAACAACGGCACAGAAAGTTGGCTATTATCTCCTCCAACTCTGCTTCTGCTCTGATGAAGGTTTTGGCTCTTACAGCAACCAGGTCAGGCTGGAATGTTTCCTCTTGGTCACATTTCAAGGGGGAAACTTCACATTTTGATGCAATTGTCTTACTGCCACCATATGATAGCTCTTGGCAGGGGACTTATGACAGCAGCGGCCGTgagaaacacattatttttgtgtgtagcAGTGACATGTCACCTTTAGTCACAGCTAGCATGTTTGCAATAAAGAGTCAACAGTTTCATGTACATAAGCTTGATGTGGTTGATGTTCTGCAGAGAGCTCATCTACATGCACAGAACAGGAACATCTTCAGCTGGCTAGTGTCGTTAGGCTTTGAGACAGAATCATTACCTCTAAGAAGGGAGCTTTATCAGCCAAAAGAGTCTCAGTCTGATACAGAGTCATatttcaccacaaaaacagtGCGACAAGTTGTTTTAGACCTTGGAGAATTTGATCAGCCAGTATCTGATGTTCCTTTGCTTGCAAGACCTCCACAACTCTTTAAACGTGGCTGTGTCTATATTGTAACTGGAGGGCTCTCTGGTTTGGGGCTTGAGACGGTTAAATTCATTGCTGATAATGGTGGAGGTTGTATTGCAACACTGTCAAGACATATTCTGTCTGATAAAATGCAATTTGAAATGGATCTCCTCCAGAAAAGACACGAAGTCGCTATCATAAATATCCAGTGTGACGTTTCTGTGTCGATGCAGGTGGTGGATGCAATCTCAAAAATTGGGCAAAGATTCCCTTCTTGCCCCATCAAAGGAGTGTTTCACAGCGCTGCAGTGTTGCATGATGCACTGATTGAATCCCTTGATCAGTCACTCTTCAGAAAAGTGCTGCAACCCAAAGTCAGCGGTGCTCTAAATCTACACTATGCAACACTTCACAACAAACTTGACTTCTTTGTGTGCTATTCTTCCATTTCATCAGTCGTAGGCAATGCCTCGCAGTGTAACTACGCAGCAGCCAATTCCTTCCTCGACACGTTCTGTCATTATCGGAGAAACCTCGGTCTTGCAGGACAGTCCATCAACTGGGGTCCTCTGAACCTTGGTCTGCTGCTGAACAAAGACCACTTCCAGAAGTTCTTGGAGGCAAAAGGCATGATGACAATGGATGTGTGTGAAGTTCATGacacactcaaaaaatgtcttctgatGAACAGACCCCAACAAGTAATAtgtaaattcaatttcaaaaaccTACAGATTCATGTTCTTTCACAAAATGCATCTCTCAGAGAGCGACTGTCAGCTTTAGTGGAAATGGAGCTGAAAGATGAAACACACAATGAATCAAAAGTTCAGCATTTGTCTTCCACGCATGGAAGTGTGAGGGAACTTGTCAGTGATATAACCAATGTAAGTGTAGACGAACTAGACGATGACTCCTCTCTGGTTGCATTGGGGATAGACTCAATGTTAGCTATGACTCTGCAGAACAAGATTTTCCAGGAAACAGGCGTAAATGTACCTCTGGTTATTATACTGGACCCCAACAGTACACTCGCCAGTTTGGTTGGTGTTGTACTAAACAGTGAATAA